The proteins below come from a single Kosakonia sp. SMBL-WEM22 genomic window:
- a CDS encoding AMP-binding protein — translation MDSITGMYAMNFCEYLLKQPPSLPALCAGGETITYAQLVSRAAVYQRRLERSGLQAGARVLLLLAPNMEFYLLLYAMLGAGLVPVLVQKDMPRQQLRSCLKQARLSAMIVAQSAGKYWYLLPELWRVRRFTLDTLRLFTAPLAQAVPEIDGATFCVKALDDEATALLTFTSGSTGTPKGVVRSHPSLLAQCQAMSHFFAHRQQRDVTSFPILTLFSHFHAGCCYLLPTFDAQGRLPVQMIAGAINAQAITRLSVSPAWLKELVDYADVQQCRFPAVREVIIGGAPVTRLLLLAVQRYFPRATCAVNYGASEADPISNVDIDELLEAWDRQPGYLVGRPGPETEILIVRGRDPQPAGEEGEIWVSGPQVLTRYLNNPQAEQLTKIRDLAGRVWHRTGDSGFLDAQQRLWLTGRIADRLRTPSGLTLSPYPVEKQLNGLPGIETSAVVEGPQREICVVLQQAAQCHAAAPLMATLFPGEPVRFWLCAKLPVDARHRSRIDRARLRCLLARRKLKAFFQEV, via the coding sequence ATGGACTCTATTACAGGGATGTACGCCATGAACTTCTGTGAATATCTGCTCAAACAGCCCCCTTCGCTGCCTGCGCTCTGCGCCGGGGGAGAAACGATCACATATGCGCAGCTTGTGTCGCGCGCAGCGGTATATCAACGCAGGCTGGAGCGAAGCGGGCTGCAGGCCGGTGCGCGCGTACTGCTGCTGCTGGCCCCAAACATGGAGTTTTATCTGCTGCTCTATGCGATGCTGGGTGCCGGGCTAGTTCCGGTATTGGTGCAAAAAGATATGCCGCGCCAGCAGCTGCGCAGCTGCCTGAAACAGGCGCGTCTGAGCGCTATGATCGTGGCGCAGAGTGCGGGAAAGTACTGGTATCTGCTGCCCGAGCTGTGGCGGGTTCGTCGTTTTACGCTTGATACCCTGCGGCTCTTTACCGCTCCTTTAGCGCAGGCTGTGCCGGAGATAGACGGTGCTACCTTCTGTGTTAAGGCTCTTGATGACGAGGCGACTGCGCTGCTGACTTTTACCAGTGGCTCGACAGGCACGCCAAAAGGCGTTGTGCGCTCTCACCCTTCGCTGCTGGCGCAGTGTCAGGCGATGAGCCACTTCTTTGCACATCGCCAGCAGCGCGATGTGACCTCTTTTCCGATCCTGACGCTGTTCAGCCATTTTCACGCGGGCTGCTGCTATCTGCTGCCCACTTTTGATGCGCAAGGCCGCCTGCCTGTGCAGATGATTGCCGGGGCGATTAACGCTCAGGCAATCACGCGTCTGAGCGTCTCGCCCGCCTGGCTAAAAGAGCTGGTCGACTATGCCGACGTGCAGCAGTGCCGCTTCCCGGCGGTGAGGGAGGTGATTATTGGCGGCGCGCCGGTGACCCGGCTGCTGTTACTCGCTGTCCAACGCTATTTCCCACGGGCAACCTGCGCGGTTAACTATGGCGCGTCGGAAGCCGATCCCATCAGTAATGTTGACATTGATGAGCTGCTTGAGGCGTGGGATCGGCAGCCTGGCTATCTTGTCGGGCGACCGGGGCCTGAAACAGAGATCCTGATTGTGCGCGGGCGGGACCCTCAGCCCGCGGGGGAAGAGGGGGAGATTTGGGTCAGCGGGCCGCAGGTGCTTACCCGGTATCTCAACAATCCGCAGGCCGAGCAGCTCACTAAAATCAGGGATCTGGCGGGGCGCGTCTGGCATCGCACCGGAGACAGCGGCTTTCTGGATGCGCAGCAGCGTCTCTGGTTGACGGGCAGGATCGCCGACCGGCTGCGCACACCTTCCGGCTTAACGCTCTCGCCTTACCCCGTTGAAAAGCAGCTTAATGGCCTGCCGGGCATTGAGACCAGCGCGGTAGTAGAGGGGCCGCAGCGGGAGATTTGCGTAGTACTGCAACAGGCGGCGCAGTGCCACGCCGCCGCGCCATTGATGGCAACCCTCTTTCCCGGCGAGCCGGTCCGCTTCTGGCTCTGCGCGAAACTGCCCGTCGATGCACGGCATCGCAGCCGTATCGACCGCGCGCGGCTGCGTTGCCTGCTCGCGCGGCGAAAACTGAAAGCCTTTTTTCAGGAGGTGTGA